One stretch of Micromonospora echinospora DNA includes these proteins:
- a CDS encoding DEAD/DEAH box helicase: MLVIHGLWLPRAGLALWAEDSTRPARAPRRPGRVPRERPHPFAADHATLADALDAMPGEPISVLLDLPTRAGSPLDSPELVRATVGEPVRGPVTRAGWRVPALRYAPDAAYELLRAPMPGPVGASLRHLCELADFAADLVARGRLLPGVFDAYPGGGGPGAGGEPAAAGRGTSARRLPAASGEPGPVAGSARRLRAVGADDVVTAWALWRPLLTGTDAAWARDLAMALPPAARAAREWRPGSWGAPADDAWAGRADDIGAGELVAEALDALVDTTARVALADTRLHRGMRPVGAVPRWLAALTGPERAFPAEPAALKTLRDELDAWQRDAAGGAVRATFRLVEPDVDPVAELVEDAAWRVEFGLHPADEPGLVVDAAHIWQRPAPALTARGVEPQETLLAELGRASRLWPEVDAALRTAAPEGMELDAEGAHRFLREGAPVLHAAGFGVLLPSWWRRSSSRLGARLRARSRSAPGAVATTDGKLGLDALVDYRWELALGDQPLTAEELATLADLKSPLVRLRGRWVELDPQRLEAGLKLLRSSGELSVADLLRMGLSGDDRAGELPVLDVVADGALGELLAGEAERRLTPADPPPGFTGTLRPYQRRGLAWLAFLQSLGLGGILADDMGLGKTVQLLALLAGDPPEAGPTLLVCPMSLVGNWQREAAKFAPGLRVHVHHGAERARGEGFATAVREADLVLTTYSVAARDAFELAGIDWHRVVVDEAQAIKNAATRQAEAVRSLPARHRVAVTGTPVENRLADLWSIMQFANPGLLGPAATFRKRFAEPIERHGDAEVAERLRRITGPFVLRRLKTDPSIITDLPEKLEMEVVCNLTAEQAALYRAVVDDMMAKIESSDGIERRGLVLATMTRLKQVCNHPAQLLHDGSALDGRSGKLERLDEIVDEVLAAGEKALLFTQYAEFGGMLRGHLSARTGREVLLLHGGVGKAERDAMVTRFQTPQGPPLFVLSLKAGGTGLTLTAANHVVHVDRWWNPAVEDQATDRAFRIGQRRRVQVRKFVCAGTVEEKVAAMIADKRSLARSVVGSGEQWITELSTDTLRDLFTLESGAAVVE; this comes from the coding sequence GTGCTGGTCATCCACGGGCTGTGGCTGCCCCGCGCCGGGCTCGCCCTGTGGGCCGAGGACAGCACGCGCCCGGCCCGCGCGCCTCGCCGGCCCGGTCGCGTCCCGCGCGAGCGCCCGCACCCCTTCGCCGCCGACCACGCCACGCTCGCCGATGCGCTCGACGCCATGCCGGGCGAGCCGATCTCCGTCCTGCTGGACCTGCCGACCCGGGCCGGCTCGCCGCTGGACTCGCCGGAGCTGGTCCGGGCCACCGTCGGGGAACCGGTCCGCGGCCCGGTCACCCGCGCCGGATGGCGGGTCCCGGCCCTGAGGTACGCGCCGGACGCCGCGTACGAGCTGCTGCGCGCGCCGATGCCGGGCCCGGTCGGTGCGAGCCTGCGCCACCTGTGCGAGCTGGCCGACTTCGCCGCCGATCTGGTGGCACGCGGCCGGCTGCTGCCCGGCGTGTTCGACGCGTACCCCGGTGGTGGCGGGCCCGGCGCGGGCGGTGAGCCGGCCGCGGCCGGCCGGGGAACCTCGGCGCGGCGGTTGCCGGCGGCCTCGGGCGAGCCGGGTCCGGTCGCGGGGTCCGCGCGGCGGTTGCGGGCCGTCGGGGCGGACGACGTGGTGACGGCGTGGGCGCTCTGGCGGCCGCTGCTCACCGGCACCGACGCGGCGTGGGCGCGCGACCTGGCGATGGCGTTGCCACCGGCGGCCCGCGCCGCCCGGGAATGGCGGCCCGGGTCCTGGGGAGCGCCGGCGGACGACGCGTGGGCCGGGCGGGCCGACGACATCGGGGCCGGTGAGCTGGTCGCCGAGGCGCTGGACGCGCTCGTCGACACCACCGCCCGGGTGGCCCTGGCCGACACCCGGCTGCACCGCGGAATGCGCCCGGTCGGCGCGGTGCCGCGCTGGCTGGCCGCGCTGACCGGCCCGGAGCGCGCGTTCCCGGCCGAGCCCGCCGCCCTGAAGACGTTGCGCGACGAACTGGACGCCTGGCAGCGCGACGCCGCCGGCGGCGCGGTACGGGCCACGTTCCGCCTGGTCGAGCCGGACGTCGACCCGGTCGCCGAACTGGTCGAGGACGCCGCCTGGCGGGTCGAGTTCGGCCTGCACCCGGCCGACGAGCCGGGGCTCGTGGTGGACGCCGCTCACATCTGGCAGCGGCCCGCGCCCGCGCTCACCGCCCGGGGCGTCGAGCCGCAGGAGACGCTCCTGGCCGAGCTGGGCCGGGCCAGCCGGCTCTGGCCCGAGGTGGACGCCGCTCTGCGTACCGCCGCGCCGGAGGGGATGGAACTGGACGCCGAGGGCGCGCACCGGTTCCTGCGCGAGGGCGCGCCGGTGCTGCACGCGGCCGGGTTCGGGGTGCTGCTGCCGTCGTGGTGGCGGCGCTCCTCGTCCCGGCTCGGCGCGCGGCTGCGGGCGCGCAGCCGTAGCGCGCCCGGCGCGGTCGCCACCACCGACGGCAAGCTGGGGCTGGACGCGCTCGTCGACTACCGCTGGGAGCTGGCGCTCGGCGACCAGCCGCTGACCGCCGAGGAACTGGCGACGCTCGCCGACCTGAAGTCCCCACTCGTCCGGCTGCGCGGCCGGTGGGTCGAGCTGGATCCGCAGCGGCTGGAGGCCGGGCTGAAGCTGCTGCGCTCCTCCGGCGAGCTGAGCGTGGCCGACCTGCTGCGGATGGGACTGTCCGGTGACGACCGGGCCGGTGAGCTGCCGGTGCTGGACGTGGTCGCCGACGGCGCGCTGGGCGAACTGCTCGCCGGTGAGGCGGAACGGCGGCTCACCCCGGCCGACCCGCCGCCGGGGTTCACCGGGACGCTACGGCCGTACCAGCGGCGCGGACTGGCCTGGCTGGCGTTCCTCCAGTCGCTCGGGCTCGGCGGCATCCTCGCCGACGACATGGGCCTGGGCAAGACCGTGCAGCTGCTCGCGCTGCTCGCCGGTGACCCGCCGGAGGCCGGGCCCACGCTGCTGGTCTGCCCGATGTCGCTCGTCGGCAACTGGCAGCGGGAAGCGGCGAAGTTCGCCCCCGGGCTGCGGGTGCACGTGCACCACGGCGCCGAGCGCGCCCGGGGTGAGGGCTTCGCCACCGCGGTGCGGGAGGCGGACCTGGTGCTCACCACGTACTCGGTGGCGGCCCGGGACGCGTTCGAGCTGGCCGGCATCGACTGGCACCGGGTGGTGGTGGACGAGGCGCAGGCGATCAAGAACGCCGCCACCCGGCAGGCCGAGGCGGTCCGGTCACTGCCCGCGCGGCACCGGGTCGCGGTCACCGGTACGCCGGTGGAGAACCGGCTCGCCGACCTCTGGTCCATCATGCAGTTCGCGAATCCGGGGCTGCTCGGGCCGGCCGCGACGTTCCGCAAGCGCTTCGCCGAACCGATCGAGCGGCACGGCGACGCCGAGGTGGCCGAGCGGCTGCGCCGGATCACCGGCCCGTTCGTGCTGCGCCGCCTCAAGACCGACCCCTCGATCATCACCGACCTGCCGGAGAAGCTGGAGATGGAGGTGGTCTGCAACCTCACCGCCGAGCAGGCCGCCCTCTACCGGGCCGTGGTGGACGACATGATGGCGAAGATCGAGTCCAGCGACGGGATCGAGCGGCGCGGGCTGGTGCTGGCCACCATGACCCGGCTCAAGCAGGTCTGCAACCACCCCGCGCAGCTGCTGCACGACGGCTCCGCGCTGGACGGCCGGTCCGGCAAGCTGGAACGCCTCGACGAGATCGTCGACGAGGTGCTCGCGGCGGGGGAGAAGGCGCTGCTGTTCACCCAGTACGCCGAATTCGGCGGCATGCTGCGCGGGCACCTGTCGGCGCGTACCGGCCGGGAGGTGCTGCTGCTGCACGGCGGCGTCGGCAAGGCCGAACGGGACGCCATGGTGACCCGGTTCCAGACGCCGCAGGGGCCGCCCCTGTTCGTCCTGTCGCTCAAGGCCGGCGGCACCGGTCTCACGCTGACCGCCGCCAACCACGTCGTGCACGTGGACCGGTGGTGGAACCCGGCCGTCGAGGACCAGGCCACCGACCGGGCGTTCCGCATCGGACAGCGCCGCCGCGTGCAGGTACGCAAGTTCGTCTGCGCCGGCACCGTCGAGGAGAAGGTGGCCGCGATGATCGCGGACAAGCGCAGCCTCGCCCGGTCCGTGGTGGGCAGCGGCGAGCAGTGGATCACCGAGCTGTCCACCGACACGCTGCGCGACCTGTTCACGCTGGAGTCCGGGGCGGCGGTGGTCGAGTGA
- a CDS encoding carbohydrate kinase family protein, translating into MVDLLVIGGLGVDVRVQVPALPPPVADSLLVPPIDMRIGNTGAGVALAAHALGLRVALVDVLGTDPAGDVVRAALARTSIRTTLADAPAGTRRSVNLVDPAGRRMSLHDPRPWSGPAPFADAELAALVAEAAHVHLSIMDWARDSLATLRAATSVSTDLHDWDGENDYHRPFARIADLVFVSDTRLGERAGAEAARLAPRTVLVTGGAAGATLHTPDAPPAHVPAATAPGPVVDTNGAGDAFAAGVIAARLRGADVLDAARYAARVAAAACAHDGMEYPDGLLPRA; encoded by the coding sequence ATGGTCGACCTTCTCGTGATCGGCGGGCTCGGCGTGGACGTCCGTGTCCAGGTGCCCGCTCTGCCGCCGCCCGTCGCCGACTCGCTGCTGGTGCCGCCGATCGACATGCGGATCGGCAACACCGGCGCCGGGGTGGCGCTGGCCGCGCACGCGCTCGGCCTGCGGGTGGCGCTCGTCGACGTGCTGGGCACCGACCCGGCCGGTGACGTGGTGCGGGCGGCGCTGGCGCGTACCTCGATCCGGACCACGCTCGCCGACGCGCCGGCCGGCACCCGGCGCTCGGTGAACCTGGTCGACCCGGCCGGACGGCGGATGTCGCTGCACGACCCGCGCCCGTGGTCGGGGCCGGCACCGTTCGCCGACGCGGAGCTGGCCGCGCTCGTGGCCGAGGCCGCCCACGTCCACCTGTCGATCATGGACTGGGCCCGGGACTCGCTGGCGACGCTGCGCGCCGCCACGTCGGTCTCCACCGACCTGCACGACTGGGACGGCGAGAACGACTACCACCGCCCGTTCGCCCGGATCGCGGACCTGGTCTTCGTCAGCGACACGCGGCTCGGCGAGCGCGCCGGGGCGGAGGCGGCCCGGCTGGCGCCGCGCACGGTGCTGGTCACCGGCGGCGCGGCCGGCGCGACGCTGCACACCCCGGACGCCCCGCCGGCTCACGTGCCCGCCGCCACCGCGCCGGGCCCGGTGGTGGACACCAACGGCGCCGGGGACGCGTTCGCCGCCGGGGTGATCGCCGCCCGGCTGCGCGGCGCGGACGTGCTAGACGCGGCCCGGTACGCCGCCCGGGTGGCCGCCGCGGCCTGCGCACACGACGGGATGGAGTACCCGGACGGGCTGCTCCCCCGCGCCTGA
- a CDS encoding DinB family protein produces MAHPTIDPTLGPVLARTGGERAILDAFLDFHRGNMLRKVRGLTDADAARRLVPSLTTLAGLLRHLTVVEGNWFRCLFAPEPGDVYVTSQADADASFTLSAGDTVASLAAAYEAACDRSREVAARFDLDHVVPHPQLGEVSLRWVLVHLIEETARHAGHADILRELTDGETGAI; encoded by the coding sequence ATGGCGCACCCGACGATCGATCCGACTCTCGGTCCGGTCCTCGCCCGTACGGGCGGCGAACGGGCGATCCTCGACGCGTTCCTCGACTTCCACCGCGGCAACATGCTGCGCAAGGTGCGCGGCCTGACCGATGCCGACGCAGCCCGGCGTCTGGTGCCCTCGCTCACCACGCTGGCCGGGCTGCTCCGGCACCTGACAGTGGTCGAGGGGAACTGGTTCCGCTGCCTGTTCGCCCCAGAGCCGGGCGACGTCTACGTCACCTCCCAGGCCGACGCCGACGCCAGTTTCACGCTGTCAGCCGGCGACACGGTCGCCTCGCTGGCCGCCGCGTACGAGGCGGCCTGTGACCGGTCCCGCGAGGTGGCCGCGCGGTTCGACCTCGACCACGTGGTGCCGCACCCGCAGCTCGGCGAGGTGTCGCTGCGCTGGGTGCTTGTGCACCTGATCGAGGAGACCGCCCGGCACGCCGGGCACGCCGACATCCTGCGCGAGCTGACCGACGGCGAGACCGGCGCGATCTGA
- a CDS encoding polysaccharide pyruvyl transferase family protein, which translates to MRDRTGLTIGVLGSYGGRNLGDEAILTGLLDDLRRHEPNARIIVFSRNPAHTALAHPEVEAVPWEGVSRVDSSPVLNQLDLLVLGGGGILYDKEARRYLRVVRVAQERGLPLLTYAVGVGPLSDTLDSGMVRETLAQAVEVTVRDQESRMVLEEAGLVNPITVTADPAFLLKPEEFPEQWLREEGVPSGSRLVGLSVREPGRAAERLDVDGYHRLLAQIGDFLVHRIDAHVLFVPMERDDIRHSHGVLSHMTAADRGRILHGDYRPAQILGLMRHFDLAVGMRLHFLIFAAMMGTPFLPLPYAGKVFDLAQRLGVPALRGVEREVEGPLLAEVDRLWDERAARADETARRVAEVCEQARGTSQVTRSVLDSIRARSLTPAV; encoded by the coding sequence ATGAGGGATCGCACCGGACTGACCATCGGCGTGCTCGGGTCGTACGGCGGCCGTAACCTCGGCGACGAGGCGATCCTCACGGGTCTCCTGGACGACCTGCGCCGGCACGAGCCGAACGCCCGGATCATCGTGTTCTCCCGCAACCCGGCGCACACCGCGCTGGCCCACCCCGAGGTCGAGGCGGTGCCGTGGGAGGGCGTCAGCCGCGTCGACTCGTCCCCGGTGCTCAACCAGCTCGACCTGCTCGTCCTCGGCGGCGGCGGGATCCTCTACGACAAGGAGGCCCGGCGCTACCTGCGGGTGGTCCGGGTCGCCCAGGAACGCGGGCTGCCGCTGCTCACGTACGCGGTCGGGGTCGGCCCGCTCAGCGACACGCTCGACAGCGGCATGGTGCGCGAGACGCTGGCGCAGGCCGTCGAGGTGACCGTCCGCGACCAGGAGTCGCGGATGGTGCTGGAGGAGGCGGGCCTGGTCAACCCCATCACCGTCACCGCCGATCCGGCGTTCCTGCTGAAACCGGAGGAGTTCCCCGAGCAGTGGCTGCGCGAGGAGGGCGTGCCGTCCGGCTCCCGGCTGGTCGGGCTGAGCGTGCGTGAGCCGGGCCGGGCAGCCGAACGGCTCGATGTGGACGGCTACCACCGCCTGCTCGCCCAGATCGGCGACTTCCTGGTGCACCGGATCGACGCGCACGTGCTGTTCGTGCCGATGGAACGCGACGACATCCGGCACTCCCACGGCGTGCTGTCGCACATGACCGCCGCCGACCGGGGCCGCATCCTGCACGGCGACTACCGCCCGGCGCAGATCCTCGGCCTGATGCGCCACTTCGACCTCGCGGTCGGCATGCGGCTGCACTTCCTGATCTTCGCGGCCATGATGGGCACCCCGTTCCTGCCGCTGCCGTACGCCGGAAAGGTCTTCGACCTGGCCCAGCGGCTCGGGGTGCCGGCGCTGCGCGGCGTGGAACGGGAGGTCGAGGGTCCGCTGCTGGCCGAGGTGGACCGGCTGTGGGACGAGCGGGCGGCGCGGGCCGACGAGACCGCGCGCCGGGTGGCGGAGGTCTGCGAGCAGGCGCGGGGAACCTCGCAGGTGACCCGCAGCGTGCTGGACAGCATCCGGGCCCGGTCGCTGACCCCCGCGGTCTGA
- a CDS encoding TetR/AcrR family transcriptional regulator, which yields MARNPERRTLLADAGLRVLADAGARGLTHRAVDAEAGVPTGTTSNYFPSRAALLAGLAERIFARIAPDPAVLADLGRREPSLALMTDYLRDIVARTTREPGLTRALFELRLEAARRPELRSALGGVLRQGYADDAAHHLAAGLPGGAYEVALLHYAVDGLLLDLLTTSIDAGFDTDQVVSDLVSRLVGGAAD from the coding sequence GTGGCCAGGAACCCGGAACGCCGTACCCTGCTCGCCGACGCCGGTCTGCGGGTGCTCGCCGACGCGGGCGCGCGCGGCCTGACCCACCGGGCGGTCGACGCCGAGGCGGGCGTGCCCACCGGCACCACCTCGAACTACTTCCCGTCCCGCGCGGCGCTGCTCGCCGGCCTGGCCGAACGGATCTTCGCCCGGATCGCGCCCGACCCGGCCGTGCTCGCCGACCTCGGGCGCCGCGAGCCGTCGCTCGCGCTGATGACCGACTACCTGCGCGACATCGTCGCGCGCACCACCCGCGAGCCGGGCCTCACCCGGGCGCTGTTCGAACTGCGGCTGGAGGCCGCCCGCCGCCCCGAGTTGCGGTCCGCGCTCGGCGGCGTGCTCCGCCAGGGGTACGCCGACGACGCCGCCCACCACCTCGCCGCCGGCCTGCCGGGCGGGGCGTACGAGGTGGCGCTGCTGCACTACGCCGTCGACGGGCTCCTGCTCGACCTGCTCACCACCTCTATCGACGCCGGGTTCGACACCGATCAGGTGGTCTCCGACCTCGTCTCCCGTCTGGTCGGCGGCGCCGCCGACTGA
- a CDS encoding dihydrofolate reductase family protein: MRKLVYFVASTLDGFIAAPDGSFDFLPLTPDLAPHLVAEWPQTLPTFAHAQLGIESPPSGRFDTVLMGRGSYEPGLKLGEASPYAHLKQYVFSRSLPAADYPDVEVVAGDAAALVHELKTRPGRDIWLCGGGQLAGQLLDEIDELVVKVNPVVVGSGIKLVDTGFDPRRLTLTSARPFDAGVVVLHYTRNG; the protein is encoded by the coding sequence TTGCGCAAGCTCGTCTATTTCGTCGCCAGCACCCTCGACGGCTTCATCGCCGCGCCCGACGGGTCGTTCGACTTCCTCCCGCTGACGCCCGACCTGGCGCCCCACCTGGTGGCCGAGTGGCCCCAGACGCTGCCCACGTTCGCCCACGCCCAGCTCGGCATCGAGTCCCCGCCCAGCGGCCGCTTCGACACCGTGCTGATGGGCCGCGGCAGCTACGAGCCGGGCCTGAAGCTCGGCGAGGCCAGCCCCTACGCCCACCTGAAGCAGTACGTCTTCAGCCGCTCTCTTCCCGCGGCCGACTACCCGGACGTCGAGGTCGTCGCCGGTGACGCGGCGGCCCTCGTCCACGAGCTGAAGACCCGGCCCGGACGCGACATCTGGCTCTGCGGTGGCGGGCAGCTCGCCGGCCAGCTTCTGGACGAGATCGACGAGCTGGTGGTCAAGGTCAACCCGGTGGTCGTCGGCAGCGGCATCAAGCTCGTCGACACCGGCTTCGATCCGCGGCGGCTCACGCTCACCTCGGCGCGCCCGTTCGACGCCGGCGTGGTCGTCCTGCACTACACGCGCAACGGTTAA
- a CDS encoding ROK family transcriptional regulator: MRKGLVADRHAQGDGRRGNLGALLRRVHLTGPVTRVELAEWMGVNRSTVMALTAELASAGLVREVAAGGSGRAGRPSLVVRPASDTVYVLAFDIAVDRLVAARVGLGGVVSARLEAERPRAGADLDSVVSVLADFGRALHHAAPPGSVCVGVGASYCGMIRPGDGMVRFGPDMGWVDQAFGAELAGRLDLGLPVLVGNEAHLGALAEHQRGAGAGVQNVVYLHGDVGVGGGIIVSGELLDGDGGYASEVGHMLVNPYQGRPCGCGSRGCLEAEVGERALLDAAGRPAGEKGREAVRAVVAAAARGEPAAQDALRHIGDWLGIGVANVINLFNPGVVIFGGTLSEVFPVCAAHVRSRIAANVLPISRDKARLRVSALGYDATLIGAAELGFTPLFADPLGVPTSG, encoded by the coding sequence ATGCGTAAGGGCCTGGTCGCGGATCGGCATGCGCAGGGGGACGGCCGCAGAGGCAACCTCGGCGCGCTGCTCCGGCGCGTCCACCTGACCGGCCCGGTGACGCGCGTCGAGCTGGCCGAGTGGATGGGCGTCAACCGCAGCACGGTCATGGCGCTCACCGCGGAACTGGCGTCGGCCGGCCTGGTCCGGGAGGTGGCGGCCGGCGGCAGCGGACGGGCGGGACGACCCTCGCTTGTGGTCCGCCCGGCCTCGGACACCGTCTACGTCCTCGCCTTCGACATCGCCGTGGACCGGCTCGTGGCCGCCCGCGTCGGGCTCGGCGGCGTGGTGTCGGCTCGCCTGGAGGCGGAACGGCCACGGGCCGGGGCCGACCTGGACTCCGTGGTCTCGGTGCTCGCCGACTTCGGGCGGGCGCTGCACCACGCCGCGCCACCCGGATCGGTGTGCGTCGGTGTCGGCGCGTCGTACTGCGGGATGATCCGGCCCGGCGACGGCATGGTCCGCTTCGGACCGGACATGGGCTGGGTGGACCAGGCGTTCGGCGCCGAGCTGGCCGGGCGGCTGGATCTGGGCCTGCCCGTCCTGGTCGGCAACGAGGCGCACCTCGGAGCCCTGGCCGAGCACCAGCGCGGCGCGGGTGCCGGAGTGCAGAACGTGGTCTACCTGCACGGTGACGTGGGTGTCGGCGGCGGGATCATCGTCAGCGGTGAGCTGCTCGACGGCGACGGCGGGTACGCCTCCGAGGTCGGGCACATGCTCGTGAACCCGTACCAGGGGCGGCCCTGCGGCTGCGGCTCGCGTGGGTGCCTGGAGGCCGAGGTCGGTGAGCGGGCGCTGCTCGACGCCGCCGGCCGCCCGGCGGGGGAGAAGGGGCGCGAGGCGGTACGGGCCGTGGTCGCAGCCGCCGCGCGGGGCGAGCCGGCCGCCCAGGACGCGCTGCGGCACATCGGCGACTGGCTGGGCATCGGCGTGGCGAACGTGATCAACCTGTTCAACCCCGGCGTGGTGATCTTCGGGGGCACGCTCAGCGAGGTCTTTCCGGTCTGCGCCGCCCACGTCCGCAGCCGGATCGCCGCCAACGTGCTGCCCATCTCGCGCGACAAGGCCCGGCTGCGCGTGTCCGCGCTCGGCTACGACGCCACCTTGATCGGCGCCGCCGAACTGGGCTTCACCCCCTTGTTCGCCGACCCCCTGGGCGTCCCCACTTCCGGGTGA
- a CDS encoding SigE family RNA polymerase sigma factor, with translation MSESFREFVVQRSPALSRTAYLLTGDHQLAEDLLQSALARTYRHWRRIRDGDPEAYVRRVMYHQQVSWWRRRRVAERLDPMPAERGGGDHTDATALRLSVVAALRRLTARQRAVVVLRYYEDLTEAQVAEVLGCSVGTVKRHGHDAVRRLRELAPELLERTPERSER, from the coding sequence ATGTCGGAGTCGTTCCGCGAGTTCGTGGTGCAGCGGTCACCCGCGTTGTCGCGGACCGCGTACCTGCTGACCGGCGATCACCAGCTCGCCGAGGACCTGTTGCAGAGCGCGCTGGCCCGCACCTACCGCCACTGGCGGCGGATCCGCGACGGGGATCCGGAGGCGTACGTGCGCCGGGTCATGTACCACCAGCAGGTCTCCTGGTGGCGCCGTCGGCGGGTGGCCGAGCGGCTGGACCCGATGCCGGCCGAGCGCGGCGGCGGCGACCACACCGACGCGACGGCGCTGCGGCTGAGCGTGGTGGCGGCACTGCGGCGGCTCACCGCCCGGCAGCGGGCCGTGGTGGTGCTGCGGTACTACGAGGATCTGACCGAGGCGCAGGTGGCCGAGGTGCTCGGCTGCTCGGTGGGCACCGTGAAGCGGCACGGGCACGACGCCGTACGCCGGCTGCGCGAGCTGGCCCCCGAGCTTCTGGAGCGGACTCCGGAAAGGAGCGAGCGATGA
- a CDS encoding TolB family protein — protein sequence MSVRLREALREAAAGVPAYPVHDRAVRTARRTRWRTAAVVTAVLALVAAVPLTVRGEGRTAPAGSGGAALPDRLGLPPFGALKATDRPALGPASVVFSGQARGLTGLVDENGTVGIVGADADRYRTWTVGFEAPAGEGVLLSPDGRFLAAPDGSPTSPGVDVIDLAGGTVRRLPSPRPGSVATAPAGWAPDGSALVVVDTTPANPERSSYVNTLSLVRLDTGRAVRLLETTQLPVFGSPVAFAADGSRLAYQVGTKVLVSSTDGRQISSFALPTGTALAGKGAWLPDGSLTLVAHEATGDRWRLRRVDTDGRELSAPALAAVSGMTAIRLLGWQPDGSAWVVAYRPEPNAPGWYADGLAMDQRTAYANVRSIRVLSLTPGAAAPVTLLTAPDQVLAVDVADSVVRAGRVREADPPSGPGGRAWWGAGLVALALIGLAAYRRLRRGRR from the coding sequence ATGAGCGTACGGCTGCGGGAGGCGTTGCGGGAGGCGGCGGCCGGGGTGCCCGCGTACCCGGTGCACGACCGGGCGGTGCGGACCGCGCGGCGCACGCGGTGGCGGACCGCCGCGGTGGTCACGGCGGTGCTGGCGCTGGTGGCGGCCGTGCCGCTGACGGTACGCGGGGAGGGCCGGACCGCGCCGGCGGGCTCGGGCGGTGCGGCGCTGCCGGACCGGCTCGGGCTGCCGCCGTTCGGCGCGTTGAAGGCCACCGACCGGCCCGCGCTCGGCCCGGCGTCGGTGGTGTTCAGCGGGCAGGCCCGAGGGCTGACCGGCCTGGTCGACGAGAACGGCACTGTCGGCATCGTCGGGGCGGACGCGGACCGGTACCGGACGTGGACTGTCGGTTTCGAGGCGCCGGCCGGGGAAGGGGTCCTGCTCTCCCCGGACGGGCGGTTCCTCGCGGCGCCCGACGGGTCGCCCACCAGCCCCGGCGTGGACGTGATCGACCTCGCCGGCGGCACGGTCCGGCGGCTGCCCAGCCCTCGGCCGGGCAGTGTGGCGACCGCGCCGGCCGGGTGGGCGCCGGACGGGTCCGCGCTGGTGGTCGTGGACACCACTCCGGCGAATCCGGAGCGCAGCTCGTACGTCAACACGCTCAGCCTGGTGCGGCTGGACACCGGCCGGGCGGTCCGCCTGCTGGAGACCACGCAGCTGCCGGTGTTCGGCTCGCCGGTGGCGTTCGCCGCCGACGGGTCGCGGCTGGCCTACCAGGTCGGCACGAAGGTGCTCGTGAGCAGCACGGACGGGCGGCAGATCTCCTCGTTCGCGTTGCCGACCGGCACCGCGCTGGCCGGCAAGGGGGCCTGGCTGCCCGACGGCTCGCTGACTCTGGTCGCCCACGAGGCGACCGGCGACCGGTGGCGGCTGCGCCGGGTCGACACCGACGGGCGGGAGCTGTCGGCACCCGCGCTGGCAGCCGTCTCCGGTATGACGGCGATCCGGCTGCTGGGGTGGCAGCCGGACGGGAGCGCGTGGGTGGTCGCGTACCGGCCCGAGCCGAACGCGCCGGGCTGGTACGCCGACGGGCTGGCGATGGACCAGCGGACCGCGTACGCCAACGTGCGCTCGATCCGGGTGCTGAGCCTGACACCGGGCGCCGCTGCCCCGGTCACGCTGCTCACCGCGCCGGACCAGGTGCTCGCCGTGGACGTGGCGGACTCGGTGGTGCGCGCCGGCCGGGTCCGGGAGGCCGATCCGCCGTCCGGTCCCGGCGGCCGGGCGTGGTGGGGGGCGGGCCTGGTGGCGCTGGCGCTCATCGGGCTGGCGGCGTACCGGCGGCTGCGCCGCGGGCGCCGGTGA